One segment of Enterobacter ludwigii DNA contains the following:
- a CDS encoding endonuclease/exonuclease/phosphatase family protein, with amino-acid sequence MTKKMQHFSLKVLTINIHKGFTAFNRRFILPELRDAVRTVSADIVCLQEVMGAHEVHPLHFENWPDTPHYEFLADTMWSDYAYGRNAVYPEGHHGNAVLSRFPIEHYENRDVSVGESEKRGLLYCRIAPPDLAFPVHVGCVHLGLREAHRQAQLKMLAEWTNALPEGEPVVVAGDFNDWRQRANHPLKVDAGLEEIFTRANGRPARTFPVRFPFLRLDRIYVKNAHASSPTALALLNWRHLSDHAPLSAEIHL; translated from the coding sequence ATGACCAAAAAAATGCAGCATTTCTCGCTTAAAGTGCTGACGATAAACATTCATAAAGGCTTCACAGCATTTAACCGCCGCTTCATTTTACCGGAGCTGCGCGACGCGGTTCGCACCGTCAGCGCGGACATTGTCTGCCTTCAGGAAGTCATGGGCGCGCACGAAGTGCATCCGCTTCACTTTGAAAACTGGCCGGACACCCCGCACTACGAATTCCTGGCCGACACCATGTGGAGTGATTACGCCTACGGGCGCAACGCGGTGTACCCGGAAGGGCATCACGGTAATGCGGTGCTGTCACGTTTTCCCATCGAACATTACGAAAACCGCGACGTCTCTGTGGGTGAAAGTGAAAAACGCGGGCTGCTTTACTGCCGTATCGCCCCGCCGGATCTGGCGTTCCCGGTGCACGTGGGCTGTGTTCATCTGGGCCTGCGCGAAGCCCATCGCCAGGCTCAGCTAAAAATGCTGGCCGAATGGACCAATGCCCTGCCCGAAGGTGAACCCGTGGTCGTGGCCGGTGATTTCAACGACTGGCGGCAGCGGGCTAACCATCCGTTGAAGGTTGATGCCGGACTTGAGGAGATTTTCACCCGTGCAAACGGCAGGCCTGCACGCACCTTTCCGGTACGGTTCCCGTTTTTGCGACTCGACAGAATCTACGTGAAAAACGCCCATGCCAGCAGCCCGACCGCACTGGCGTTACTTAACTGGCGACATCTTTCCGACCATGCGCCGCTCAGCGCGGAGATCCACTTATGA
- a CDS encoding YbhQ family protein: MKWQQRVRVATGLSCWQIMLHLLVVAVLVMGWMSGTLVRVGLGLCVLYGVTVLSMLFLQRHHEARWREVGDVLEELTTTWYFGAAMIVLWLLSRVLQNNLLLALAGLAILAGPAVVSLLTKEKKLRDVSSKHHVRH; encoded by the coding sequence ATGAAGTGGCAACAACGCGTTCGTGTCGCAACTGGCCTGAGTTGCTGGCAGATAATGTTGCATTTACTGGTCGTGGCCGTACTGGTGATGGGCTGGATGAGCGGCACGCTGGTGCGGGTCGGCTTAGGGCTATGCGTCCTCTATGGCGTCACCGTACTGTCGATGCTGTTTTTACAGCGCCACCACGAAGCACGCTGGCGTGAGGTGGGTGATGTGCTCGAAGAGCTCACCACCACCTGGTACTTTGGTGCGGCGATGATTGTGCTTTGGTTGTTGTCGCGTGTGCTGCAAAACAACCTGCTGCTGGCCCTGGCCGGTCTGGCAATCCTCGCAGGGCCTGCCGTGGTCTCGTTACTGACCAAAGAGAAAAAGCTACGCGATGTTTCGTCTAAACATCACGTACGCCACTGA
- a CDS encoding ABC transporter permease, which translates to MFHRLWTLIRKELQSLLREPQTRAILVLPVLLQVLLFPFAATLEVTNATIAIYNEDNGKHSVELTQRFARAKAFTHILLLKSPQEIQPTIDTQKALLLVRFPADFSRNLDTFQTAPMQLILDGRNSNSAQIAANYLQQVVKDYQQELMDGKPKLNNSELVVRNWYNPNLDYKWFVVPSLIAMITTIGVMIVTSLSVAREREQGTLDQLLVSPLATWQIFVGKAVPALIVATFQATIVLGVGIWAYQIPFAGSLALFYFTMVIYGLSLVGFGLLISALCSTQQQAFIGVFVFMMPAILLSGYVSPVENMPVWLQDLTWINPIRHFTDITKQIYLKDASLDIVWGSLWPLLIIAATTGSVAYVMFRRNIA; encoded by the coding sequence ATGTTTCACCGTTTATGGACATTGATACGCAAAGAGCTGCAGTCGCTGCTGCGCGAGCCGCAGACGCGCGCCATTCTGGTATTACCGGTGTTGCTTCAGGTGTTGCTCTTCCCGTTTGCCGCCACGCTGGAGGTGACTAACGCCACCATTGCTATCTACAACGAAGATAACGGCAAACATTCCGTCGAATTGACGCAGCGTTTCGCCCGGGCGAAGGCTTTTACCCACATCCTGCTGCTGAAAAGCCCACAGGAGATCCAGCCCACCATCGATACGCAAAAAGCGTTATTGCTGGTGCGTTTCCCGGCCGATTTTTCCCGCAACCTGGATACCTTCCAGACGGCACCAATGCAGTTAATCCTCGACGGGCGCAACTCCAACAGCGCCCAGATTGCAGCCAACTATCTTCAGCAGGTGGTGAAGGATTACCAACAGGAGTTGATGGACGGGAAACCGAAACTTAACAACAGCGAGCTGGTGGTGCGCAACTGGTATAACCCGAATCTGGATTACAAATGGTTCGTGGTGCCATCGCTGATCGCCATGATCACCACCATCGGAGTGATGATCGTAACGTCACTCTCCGTCGCCCGTGAGCGCGAACAGGGGACGCTCGATCAGCTGCTGGTTTCCCCGCTCGCAACATGGCAAATTTTCGTCGGCAAAGCGGTTCCGGCGCTGATTGTCGCGACCTTCCAGGCCACCATCGTGCTGGGCGTGGGAATATGGGCCTACCAAATCCCGTTCGCCGGTTCGCTGGCGCTGTTCTACTTCACGATGGTGATTTACGGGCTGTCGCTGGTCGGGTTTGGACTGCTGATTTCCGCGCTCTGCTCTACCCAGCAGCAGGCATTTATTGGCGTGTTCGTCTTTATGATGCCGGCGATTTTGCTTTCGGGCTACGTCTCGCCCGTCGAGAACATGCCGGTATGGTTACAGGATTTGACGTGGATAAACCCGATTCGGCACTTCACGGATATCACCAAGCAGATCTATCTGAAGGATGCGAGTCTGGACATTGTCTGGGGAAGTTTGTGGCCGCTACTGATCATAGCGGCCACGACGGGCTCAGTGGCGTACGTGATGTTTAGACGAAACATCGCGTAG
- a CDS encoding ABC transporter permease produces the protein MRNNAISWRRVRALCIKETRQIVRDPSSWLIAVVIPLLLLFIFGYGINLDSSKLRVGILLEQQSEEALDFTHTMTGSPYIDATISDNRQALIQMMQAGKIRGLVVIPVDFATNMARTDASAPVQVITDGSEPNTANFVQGYVEGIWQLWQMQRAEDRGETFEPLIDVQTRYWFNPAAISQHFIIPGAVTIIMTVIGAILTSLVIAREWERGTMEALLSTEVTRVELLLCKLIPYYFLGMLAMLLCMLVSVFILGVPYRGSLVVLFFITSLFLLSTLGMGLLISTITRNQFNAAQVALNAAFLPSIMLSGFIFQIDSMPAVIRAVTYIIPARYFVSTLQSLFLAGNIPVVLIINTLFLLASATMFIGLTWIKTKRRLD, from the coding sequence ATGCGCAATAACGCCATTTCATGGCGCAGGGTGCGTGCGTTGTGTATCAAAGAGACGCGCCAGATCGTGCGTGACCCCAGCAGCTGGCTGATCGCTGTGGTGATCCCCCTGCTGCTGCTCTTCATCTTTGGCTACGGGATCAACCTCGACTCCAGCAAACTGCGGGTCGGGATTTTGCTGGAGCAACAGAGCGAAGAGGCGCTTGATTTCACCCACACCATGACCGGCTCCCCTTACATCGACGCCACCATCAGCGACAACCGGCAGGCGTTAATCCAGATGATGCAGGCCGGGAAGATACGCGGGCTGGTGGTGATCCCGGTAGATTTTGCCACCAACATGGCGCGCACCGATGCCAGTGCGCCGGTGCAGGTGATCACCGACGGCAGCGAGCCAAACACCGCGAACTTTGTACAAGGCTATGTGGAGGGCATCTGGCAGCTGTGGCAAATGCAGCGCGCCGAAGACCGCGGGGAAACCTTCGAACCGCTGATCGACGTGCAGACGCGCTACTGGTTTAACCCTGCGGCCATTAGCCAGCATTTTATTATCCCGGGTGCGGTGACCATCATCATGACGGTTATTGGCGCCATTTTGACCTCGCTGGTGATTGCCCGCGAGTGGGAACGCGGCACCATGGAGGCGCTGCTGTCTACCGAGGTCACACGGGTTGAACTGCTGCTCTGTAAACTTATTCCCTACTACTTCCTCGGCATGCTGGCGATGCTGCTCTGCATGCTGGTCTCGGTGTTTATCCTCGGCGTGCCGTACCGCGGATCGCTGGTGGTGCTGTTCTTTATCACCAGTCTGTTTTTACTGAGCACCCTCGGGATGGGGCTGCTTATCTCCACCATCACCCGTAATCAGTTCAACGCCGCGCAGGTGGCCCTGAACGCCGCCTTTTTACCGTCGATTATGCTGTCCGGGTTTATTTTCCAGATAGACAGCATGCCCGCCGTAATCCGTGCCGTGACTTACATTATTCCGGCGCGCTACTTCGTGAGTACGCTGCAAAGCCTGTTCCTGGCGGGGAATATTCCGGTGGTGCTGATCATCAACACGCTGTTTTTGCTGGCATCGGCAACGATGTTTATTGGGCTGACGTGGATAAAGACCAAACGGCGTCTGGATTAA
- a CDS encoding ATP-binding cassette domain-containing protein: MNDAVIQLNNLVKRFAGMEKPAVAPLNCTIQKGYVTGLVGPDGAGKTTLMRMLAGLLKPDEGTASVLGLDPIKDDGALHAMLGYMPQKFGLYEDLTVMENLNLYADLRSVTGETRQKTFARLLEFTSLGPFTDRLAGKLSGGMKQKLGLACTLVGEPKVLLLDEPGVGVDPISRRELWQMVHELAGDGMLILWSTSYLDEAEQCRDVLLMNEGELLYQGEPTTLTQSMAGRSFLLHSAQASNRQLLQRVLKLPQVSDGMIQGRSVRVILTKEATADDIRRAPGMPEIEMEETAPRFEDAFIDLLGGAGTSESPLAAILHTVEGTPGETVIEAKSLTKKFGDFAATDNVNFAVKRGEIFGLLGPNGAGKSTTFKMMCGLLVPTSGKALVLDMDLKVSSGKARQHLGYMAQKFSLYGNLTVEQNLRFFSGVYGLRGRAQNEKIHRMSEAFGLTGIASHATDELPLGFKQRLALACSLMHEPDILFLDEPTSGVDPLTRREFWLHINSMVEKGVTVMVTTHFMDEAEYCDRIGLVYRGKLIAHGTPDDLKEQAADDEVPDPTMEQAFITLIHDWDKENAHAQ, translated from the coding sequence ATGAATGACGCGGTTATTCAGCTCAACAATCTGGTCAAACGCTTCGCGGGAATGGAAAAACCTGCCGTCGCCCCGCTGAACTGTACCATTCAGAAAGGCTATGTGACCGGGCTGGTTGGCCCGGACGGCGCAGGCAAAACGACGCTGATGCGGATGCTGGCGGGTTTGTTAAAGCCCGATGAAGGAACCGCCAGCGTGCTCGGACTCGACCCGATTAAAGACGATGGCGCGCTCCATGCCATGCTGGGCTATATGCCGCAGAAGTTTGGTCTGTATGAAGACCTGACGGTGATGGAAAACCTCAATCTGTATGCTGACCTGCGCAGCGTCACTGGCGAAACCCGTCAGAAGACCTTTGCCCGTTTGCTGGAATTTACCTCGCTTGGCCCCTTCACCGACCGGCTGGCGGGCAAGCTCTCCGGCGGGATGAAACAGAAGCTGGGGCTGGCCTGTACGCTGGTGGGCGAGCCGAAGGTTCTCTTGCTCGATGAACCTGGCGTGGGCGTCGACCCGATTTCGCGCCGCGAGCTGTGGCAGATGGTGCATGAGTTAGCCGGCGATGGGATGCTGATCCTCTGGAGCACTTCGTACCTTGATGAAGCGGAACAGTGCCGTGACGTTCTGCTGATGAACGAAGGTGAGCTGCTTTATCAGGGCGAGCCGACCACGCTGACGCAGAGCATGGCTGGTCGCAGCTTCCTGTTGCACAGCGCCCAGGCCTCCAACCGTCAGCTGCTGCAGCGGGTGCTAAAGCTACCTCAGGTCAGCGATGGAATGATTCAGGGCCGTTCGGTGCGCGTGATCCTCACGAAAGAGGCGACCGCGGACGATATACGTCGTGCACCGGGTATGCCTGAAATTGAGATGGAGGAGACCGCGCCACGCTTTGAAGATGCGTTTATCGATCTGCTCGGCGGCGCAGGGACATCAGAATCCCCCCTCGCCGCGATCCTGCACACGGTTGAAGGTACGCCGGGTGAAACGGTGATTGAAGCCAAATCCCTCACCAAAAAGTTTGGGGATTTCGCCGCCACCGATAACGTCAATTTCGCGGTGAAACGCGGTGAGATTTTTGGCCTGCTCGGGCCAAACGGCGCCGGGAAATCGACCACTTTTAAGATGATGTGCGGCCTGCTGGTACCGACCTCGGGGAAAGCGCTGGTGCTCGACATGGACCTGAAGGTCAGCTCCGGCAAGGCGCGTCAGCATCTGGGCTATATGGCGCAAAAATTCTCGCTGTATGGCAACCTGACGGTCGAGCAGAACCTGCGCTTTTTCTCCGGCGTGTACGGCCTGCGGGGCCGCGCGCAGAACGAGAAAATCCACCGCATGAGCGAGGCCTTTGGCCTGACGGGCATTGCTTCCCATGCCACCGACGAACTGCCGCTCGGTTTCAAGCAGCGGCTGGCGCTGGCCTGCTCATTAATGCATGAGCCCGATATCCTGTTTCTCGATGAGCCGACCTCCGGCGTTGACCCCCTCACCCGCCGCGAGTTCTGGCTGCATATTAACAGCATGGTGGAGAAAGGGGTCACGGTCATGGTAACCACCCACTTTATGGATGAGGCGGAATACTGCGACCGCATCGGGCTGGTGTATCGCGGCAAGCTGATTGCCCACGGTACGCCGGACGACCTGAAAGAACAGGCTGCCGATGATGAGGTGCCGGACCCGACCATGGAACAGGCGTTTATTACCCTCATCCACGACTGGGATAAGGAGAATGCCCATGCGCAATAA
- the hlyD gene encoding secretion protein HlyD, with protein MKKPVAIILVVVVLLAAGIGGWLWYQSHQDRGLTLYGNVDIRTVNMSFRVGGRLASLTVDEGDTIKTGQRLGMLDKAPYENALMQAKAGVSVAQAQYDLMLAGYRDEEIAQAAAAVKQAQAAYDYAQNFYARQQGLWKSRTISANDLENARSSRDQAQATLKSAQDKLSQYHTGNRPQDIAQAKASLEQAQAQLAQAELDLHDTTLIAPSDGTLMTRAVEPGSMLSAGSTVLTLSLTRPVWVRAYIDEPNLGQMQPGRELLLYTDGRPDKPYHGKVGFVSPTAEFTPKTVETPDLRTDLVYRLRIIVTDADDALRQGMPVTVKVSDGERHE; from the coding sequence ATGAAAAAACCTGTCGCCATCATTCTGGTGGTCGTTGTTCTGCTTGCCGCAGGTATCGGCGGCTGGCTGTGGTATCAAAGTCACCAGGACAGAGGCCTGACGCTGTACGGTAACGTCGATATTCGCACCGTGAATATGAGTTTCCGCGTCGGGGGGCGCCTGGCCTCCCTCACCGTTGATGAAGGCGATACCATCAAAACCGGTCAGAGGCTGGGGATGCTCGACAAGGCCCCGTACGAGAACGCGCTGATGCAGGCGAAAGCAGGCGTTTCCGTGGCGCAGGCGCAATATGACCTGATGCTGGCCGGCTACCGTGACGAAGAGATTGCTCAGGCCGCCGCCGCGGTCAAACAGGCGCAGGCCGCCTATGACTACGCGCAAAACTTCTATGCCCGTCAGCAGGGACTGTGGAAAAGCCGCACCATTTCTGCCAACGACCTGGAAAACGCCCGCTCCTCCCGCGACCAGGCCCAGGCGACGCTGAAATCCGCCCAGGATAAATTAAGCCAGTACCACACCGGTAACCGCCCGCAGGACATCGCGCAGGCAAAAGCCAGCCTGGAACAGGCGCAGGCGCAGCTGGCGCAGGCGGAACTGGATCTGCACGACACCACGCTCATTGCCCCGTCTGACGGCACGCTGATGACCCGCGCCGTGGAGCCGGGCAGCATGTTAAGCGCGGGGAGCACCGTCCTGACGCTTTCTCTGACGCGTCCGGTATGGGTGCGCGCCTACATTGATGAGCCTAATCTCGGCCAGATGCAGCCGGGCCGCGAGCTGCTGCTCTACACCGACGGTCGGCCGGATAAACCGTATCATGGCAAAGTTGGCTTTGTGTCACCGACGGCTGAATTCACGCCTAAAACGGTTGAAACGCCGGATCTGCGTACCGACCTGGTTTATCGCCTGCGCATCATCGTGACCGATGCCGACGACGCGCTGCGTCAGGGCATGCCTGTCACCGTAAAAGTCAGCGACGGGGAACGACATGAATGA
- the cecR gene encoding transcriptional regulator CecR, translated as MNTTPTTSKGEQAKNQLIAAALAQFGEYGLHATTRDIAAQAGQNIAAITYYFGSKEDLYLACAQWIADFIGNHFRPHVEEASGLLSQPSPDRAAIRQLIISACDNMIRLLTHDETLSLSKFISREQLSPTAAYQRVHDQVIAPMHTHLTRLIAAYTGRDADDTETILHTHALLGEILAFRLGRETILLRTGWTQFDEDKAAQISQVITCHLDLILQGLTQRSLKS; from the coding sequence ATGAATACGACCCCTACGACATCGAAAGGTGAACAGGCCAAAAACCAGCTTATTGCCGCCGCGCTGGCGCAGTTTGGCGAATATGGTCTGCATGCCACCACGCGGGACATCGCGGCGCAGGCCGGGCAAAACATTGCGGCCATCACCTACTATTTTGGCTCAAAAGAGGATTTGTACCTCGCCTGTGCCCAGTGGATCGCCGACTTTATCGGTAACCATTTTCGGCCACACGTTGAAGAGGCCAGCGGGCTATTGAGCCAACCGTCGCCGGATCGCGCCGCCATCAGGCAGCTGATTATCAGCGCCTGCGACAATATGATTCGCCTGCTGACCCACGACGAGACGCTGAGCCTGAGTAAGTTCATCTCCCGTGAGCAGCTCTCCCCTACGGCGGCTTACCAGCGAGTGCACGATCAGGTGATTGCCCCGATGCATACGCACCTGACCCGGCTGATCGCGGCCTATACCGGACGAGACGCCGACGATACCGAGACTATTTTGCATACCCACGCCCTGCTGGGTGAAATTCTCGCCTTCCGTCTTGGGCGCGAAACGATCCTGTTACGCACCGGCTGGACACAATTTGATGAGGATAAAGCCGCGCAGATTAGCCAGGTCATCACCTGTCATCTCGATCTGATCCTGCAAGGCTTAACGCAAAGGAGCCTGAAGTCATGA
- the rhlE gene encoding ATP-dependent RNA helicase RhlE, producing the protein MSFDSLGLNPEILRAIAEQGYVEPTPIQQQAIPAVLQGRDLMASAQTGTGKTAGFTLPLLELLVKNQPHAKGRRPVRALILTPTRELAAQIGENVREYSRYLNIRSLVVFGGVSINPQMMKLRGGVDVLVATPGRLLDLEHQNALKLDSIEILVLDEADRMLDMGFIHDIRRVLAKLPPRRQNLLFSATFSDEIKALAEKLLHNPLEVEVARRNTASEQITQHVHFVDKKRKRELLSHMIGQGNWQQVLVFTRTKHGANHLAEQLNKDGIRSAAIHGNKSQGARTRALAEFKSGDIRVLVATDIAARGLDIEELPHVVNYELPNVPEDYVHRIGRTGRAAATGEALSLVCVDEHKLLRDIERLLRKEIPRIETPGYDVDPSIKAEPIQNGRQGGGGGRGQGGGGRSQQPRRSEGGAPKAAGKPPRRNTEAKPGGESPWRSGEGKPAGEGQRRRRPRKPANPQ; encoded by the coding sequence ATGTCTTTTGATTCCCTTGGCCTGAACCCTGAAATTTTGCGCGCTATCGCAGAGCAGGGCTACGTCGAGCCAACCCCAATCCAGCAGCAGGCTATTCCGGCCGTTCTGCAGGGCCGCGACCTGATGGCCAGCGCCCAGACCGGTACCGGTAAGACCGCGGGTTTTACCCTGCCGCTGTTAGAGCTGCTGGTAAAAAATCAGCCGCACGCTAAAGGACGTCGTCCGGTGCGTGCCCTGATCCTCACCCCAACGCGTGAGCTGGCGGCCCAGATTGGTGAGAACGTGCGTGAGTACAGCCGCTATCTCAACATTCGCTCGCTGGTGGTTTTCGGTGGAGTAAGCATTAACCCGCAGATGATGAAGCTGCGCGGTGGCGTGGACGTGCTGGTGGCAACGCCGGGTCGTCTGTTGGATCTTGAGCACCAGAATGCCCTGAAGCTTGATAGCATCGAAATCCTGGTGCTGGACGAAGCTGACCGCATGCTGGATATGGGCTTTATCCACGACATTCGTCGCGTGCTGGCTAAGCTGCCACCGCGTCGTCAGAACCTGCTGTTCTCTGCCACCTTCTCTGATGAGATCAAGGCGCTGGCGGAAAAACTGCTGCATAACCCGCTGGAAGTGGAAGTGGCGCGCCGCAACACCGCCTCTGAGCAAATTACCCAGCACGTTCACTTCGTTGATAAAAAGCGTAAGCGGGAACTGCTCTCCCATATGATTGGTCAGGGCAACTGGCAGCAGGTGCTGGTCTTTACCCGTACCAAGCACGGCGCTAACCATCTGGCGGAGCAGCTGAATAAAGACGGTATCCGCAGCGCGGCGATCCACGGTAACAAAAGCCAGGGGGCACGTACCCGCGCGCTGGCTGAATTTAAATCCGGTGACATTCGCGTCCTGGTTGCCACCGACATTGCTGCCCGTGGTCTGGATATTGAAGAGCTGCCGCACGTCGTCAACTACGAGCTGCCAAACGTACCGGAAGACTATGTTCACCGTATCGGTCGTACCGGTCGTGCGGCGGCAACCGGTGAAGCGCTTTCGCTGGTGTGTGTGGATGAACACAAACTGCTGCGTGATATCGAACGTCTGCTGAGAAAAGAGATCCCGCGTATCGAAACCCCGGGCTATGACGTGGACCCGTCCATCAAGGCGGAGCCTATTCAGAATGGCCGTCAGGGCGGCGGCGGTGGTCGTGGTCAGGGGGGCGGGGGGCGCAGTCAGCAGCCGCGTCGTTCTGAAGGCGGTGCACCGAAAGCCGCGGGCAAACCTCCGCGTCGTAATACAGAGGCTAAGCCAGGCGGTGAAAGCCCATGGCGTAGCGGCGAGGGGAAACCGGCAGGGGAAGGGCAGCGCCGACGCCGCCCGCGTAAACCTGCTAACCCGCAGTAA
- the dinG gene encoding ATP-dependent DNA helicase DinG translates to MALTAALKAQIGAWYKALQQQIPDFIPRAPQRQMIADVAKTLSGDDGRHLAIEAPTGVGKTLSYLIPGIAIAREEQKTLVVSTANVALQDQIFSKDLPLLRKIIPELRFTAAFGRGRYVCPRNLAALASSEPSQQDLLAFLDDELTPNNKAEQEQCAKLKTELDSYKWDGLRDHTSHAISDDLWRRLSTDKASCLNRNCHYYRECPFFVARREIQEAEVVVANHALVMAALESEAVLPEPKNLLLVLDEGHHLPDVARDALEMSAEITAPWFRLQLDLFCKLVATCMEQFRPKTTPPLAVPERLSEHCEAVYSLIASLNNILNLYLPETQEAEHRFAMGELPDEVMEICQQLAKHLEKLRGLAEMFLNDLSEKTGTHDVVRLHRILLQMNRALGMFEAQSKLWRLASMAQASGAPVTKWATRDVKDGQAHLFFHCVGIRVADQLEKLIWRSVPHVVVTSATLRSLNSFSRLQEMSGLKEKAGDRFVALDSPFNHCEQGKLVIPRMKYEPLIDNEEQHIAEMAAYFREQLESEKYPGMLVLFASGRAMQRFLEHVTDLRLLLLVQGDQPRYRLVELHRKRIDNGERSVLIGLQSFAEGLDLKGDYLTQVHIHKIAFPPIDSPVVITEGEWLKSLNRYPFEVQSLPAASFNLIQQVGRLIRSHSCWGEVVIYDKRLLTKNYGQRLLNALPVFPIEQPDVPDVKKRPAKPAAGRRKSIRTKGRGPTGK, encoded by the coding sequence ATGGCTTTAACCGCGGCGCTCAAAGCGCAAATTGGCGCCTGGTATAAGGCGCTACAACAGCAGATCCCCGACTTTATCCCCCGAGCGCCTCAGCGGCAGATGATTGCTGATGTGGCAAAAACGCTCTCCGGGGACGACGGACGACATCTGGCGATTGAAGCCCCGACGGGTGTCGGGAAAACCCTTTCGTATTTAATCCCGGGCATTGCCATCGCGCGGGAAGAGCAAAAAACGCTGGTGGTCAGCACCGCTAATGTGGCCCTGCAGGATCAAATCTTCAGCAAAGACCTGCCGTTGCTGCGCAAAATTATCCCTGAACTGCGATTTACAGCCGCCTTTGGCCGCGGGCGTTATGTGTGTCCGCGCAATCTCGCGGCTCTCGCCAGCAGTGAGCCCTCTCAGCAGGATCTGCTGGCCTTCCTGGATGATGAACTGACGCCGAACAACAAAGCGGAACAGGAGCAGTGCGCGAAGCTAAAAACCGAGCTCGACAGCTACAAGTGGGACGGCCTTCGCGATCACACCAGCCATGCCATCAGCGATGATTTGTGGCGCAGGCTCAGCACCGATAAAGCCAGTTGCCTTAACCGCAACTGCCACTACTATCGCGAGTGCCCGTTCTTTGTCGCACGGCGGGAGATTCAGGAAGCGGAGGTGGTTGTCGCTAACCACGCGCTGGTCATGGCCGCGCTGGAGAGTGAGGCCGTCCTGCCGGAGCCCAAAAACCTGCTGCTGGTGCTCGATGAAGGCCACCATTTGCCCGATGTGGCGCGGGATGCGCTGGAGATGAGCGCCGAAATCACCGCGCCGTGGTTCCGCCTGCAGCTGGATCTGTTCTGCAAGCTGGTGGCGACCTGCATGGAGCAGTTCCGCCCGAAAACCACGCCGCCGCTGGCGGTGCCCGAGCGGCTGAGCGAACATTGCGAAGCGGTCTACAGCCTTATTGCTTCCCTGAATAACATCCTCAATCTTTATCTCCCGGAGACCCAGGAAGCAGAGCATCGCTTTGCGATGGGAGAGCTGCCCGACGAGGTGATGGAGATCTGCCAGCAGCTGGCGAAGCACCTTGAAAAGCTGCGCGGGCTGGCGGAGATGTTCTTAAACGATCTCAGTGAGAAAACCGGTACCCACGACGTGGTACGTTTGCACCGCATTCTGCTGCAGATGAACCGTGCGTTGGGCATGTTCGAAGCCCAGAGCAAGCTCTGGCGTCTGGCCTCGATGGCGCAGGCGTCCGGTGCGCCGGTCACCAAATGGGCAACCCGTGACGTGAAAGACGGACAGGCGCACCTGTTTTTCCACTGCGTGGGGATTCGTGTTGCCGATCAGCTGGAAAAGCTTATCTGGCGCAGCGTGCCGCACGTGGTAGTGACTTCCGCGACGTTGCGTTCCCTGAACAGTTTCTCCCGTTTACAGGAGATGAGCGGACTGAAAGAGAAAGCTGGCGATCGTTTTGTGGCGCTGGATTCGCCGTTTAACCACTGTGAACAGGGCAAGCTGGTCATTCCGCGCATGAAGTATGAGCCGCTTATCGACAACGAAGAACAGCACATTGCCGAAATGGCAGCGTATTTCCGCGAGCAGCTGGAGAGTGAAAAATATCCCGGCATGCTGGTCCTGTTTGCCAGTGGAAGGGCGATGCAGCGTTTTCTGGAGCACGTTACCGACCTGCGATTGCTGTTGCTGGTGCAGGGCGATCAGCCCCGCTACCGGCTGGTAGAGCTGCACCGCAAACGCATTGATAACGGGGAACGTAGCGTGCTGATCGGGCTGCAGTCATTCGCGGAGGGGCTGGATCTGAAGGGGGATTACCTGACGCAGGTGCATATCCATAAAATCGCCTTCCCGCCCATCGACAGCCCGGTCGTCATCACCGAAGGTGAATGGCTCAAAAGCCTCAATCGCTATCCGTTCGAGGTCCAAAGCTTACCCGCGGCATCGTTTAATCTGATTCAGCAGGTGGGGCGTCTCATCCGTAGCCACAGCTGCTGGGGAGAGGTGGTGATTTATGACAAACGTCTGCTCACCAAAAATTACGGCCAGCGGTTACTCAACGCTCTGCCTGTTTTCCCGATTGAACAGCCAGACGTGCCCGATGTTAAAAAACGTCCGGCAAAACCTGCCGCCGGACGGCGTAAAAGCATCCGTACGAAGGGGCGCGGGCCTACTGGTAAGTAA